In the genome of Daucus carota subsp. sativus chromosome 9, DH1 v3.0, whole genome shotgun sequence, the window cgaacacatttacgtgttcgagctcgagcttgaggttttaacgagtcgagccgagctcaAACTGTTCACGAACAGCTCAGTTGGTGAACAACCTATGACCGACACAAAGTGCGACATAAACACAGTTATGTACTGGTGGCtgattataataatacaatatagaattttttcaactatataaaatgtattactccctccgtcgccCTGAGTATACATTGGGAGACGGGAACGCGGcacagactttaatgctcccgtaaagtatagttttttaacttatttttaaaatttttcttctctgtataaaagtttgaatgatatatttttattcagaaaaagaaaattttaaaaataagttacagaacaatattttataagagcattgaagtgcaTGTCGGATAGTAAAAAAGAAacttatagaattaaatgggacggagggagtaagactGTTACATGGAATTTCAAACGTATTACTATGAAATGTATAAAGTGATAGGACCAAGTGTGGGCTTAATTAGTACCATTAAACAAACTACATGCTAATGTTATGGGATTATCATATAGATAACCCAAAAGCATGGAATTTTTCTTCTGTTATCTGGTCTAACTTAGAAGCCATATCAATGGTTAAACAATTTTTCCAGTCTCCAACTACACCTTTGCGGAAAAATGAACTGTTGCTTAAACCGCACACCAAATCTCCCGTGTTATTAACCTTTAGCCTACTCTGAGTATCGAAACTACACAAATTTATGATTTGATCAACTACACCTGATTTTTCATCCTCTTCAGAAATTGGTTTCCCAAGAAAATGAGCAAGTCGCTTGAGCTGAAACTGAGGCTCATTTTGCATCTCTTCATACCTCATAAATAACACCTTATGTGGCCTGTCCAAGCTCTCCTTCCAATATCCCGAGATTTGATCCCAAACTGGTCCGGCTCCACTAAATCCTTTGCAGTACAATTCAAAAGATTCCTCCAAGGAAATGTGCCATTGGTTCTTCTGGGCAAAGTGAAAGAGTGAAACAAAGTTGTCTTTGACGTCCCGGCAGAGGTAAACAATTTTGCAGCTCGACGGGCTATGATCATCAGTGATGGATTTCGGGAGGCTGACTAGAGGACAGTGAGTTGCGAGGATCCTAGTGGTTCTATCCGGGGAGTTGCAGACCGAGCCATATTCTGAGGGATTAATAAATTCTAGAAAAGGAACGAGCTGATGCGGAGTCTTGTTAAGCAAAGGATGATGAGGACTCTGAGGAGGGTGGGCTTCGCGGTTCATTAATGCGTAAATCAGAGCTTTCAACCAGGTGGTGCCTGATTTAGGGGCAGTCACAAGGAAGATATCATTTTCGCAGGGTTGAAAATGCTTCTGCATGTTAAAAATACCATGCAGAAGTGGAGGATTGTACCAAAATCCTTGGTACTGATATGATTCGAATTTCTCGATAACTCTCTCCTTTGGCAAGCCAGAAAGGAATTCGAGAAATTCTTGGTTGTAGAGTAGTGTCTCATCTTCAACTGGCTTATGAGGGAGTTGTGATGTTTTTGGCTCCATCAGTGTTCTTCTGATGGTCAGTGAGTCTGTATCTGACCTTCAGAGCAAGTTTATATTAACTTAAGACAGCATATTAATTAGTTAGACTCGCCGGCAGTCGgccattttatattatattacatatccGGCATCTGTACTTCTTGTTTGATACTATGATTTGCATATTGCTTACTCAATTGTCATACTCTTTATACATGGATCTGTGTATATACATGAGAGATATGAGCTATATTTTGcacttattaattaattatatttaaaaacaacaaaatctcccataattttagatctaacttctaagttgtgcgggaaaaaatattattcaaaaattaagaagaaaacaaaataattaattgatttggGGCATTCCTGTTGGAAGTCCGAGGCTACTATCACAGAGAGGCTAGGGAGGAATAAGGTTAAGAGAGGGGTTAATATTTGTTGTGACGCTCCATGACTAATTTGAAACCTGAATTTCAtgataatcatattttaaatttcggaAATATGATCATATACgtcaatatttataaatattttgggaGACAAGTTTTCCTATATTGTAGAGATCATCAAAGAttaaatgttttaaatatttatgttatattaagTACAGGAATAGTATATTGTAAACGAAATATTATTCATTCTGTTCTTAagaatttaattattgtttaaaatatgttaacaagaaattcttttaaattagttgttatttcaaataattattctataataagataaaattatataaagcgTGATTAGTGATATACTGTATTTCTAAAAACACcagtaaataaatttacaaatataataaaattaaatctcttacgaaaatttcaaattaataatgtGTGTCAAGTTATcagttatatacttatatctTTTAACATATGCACATTTATTTCAGTTcgtacattttttaaaaagggATTTTGTATGGTGTGCCGAaaggcacacaatagtccctaactctaataaaaatagctcattttgattggtggatgaacaataaatgataatggcccccctgcattcacatcaactccaccgatcaaaataaaaatagtccatttttatagaatttagtgtttattgtatgcccttgggcacacattagaaagaccgttttAAAAAGGGAAAATCAATCTTTTTGTCACTCAACTATTTTTTtctttagaaacctaccactgaactaatgttttaattttttttatcactaacgTTACTTTTGTATTGGATTGTACCACATTCCGTCAAGTTTGACCTCTGACCGTTAAATAAAGCGCCTACGTGGATTGTCTCGCTGATGTGTTATGCTGACGtgtcatatacatatattaataagggaaaatcatttttttgtcactcaactattttttctttaaaaacctaccactgaactaatgttttaatttttttatcgcTAGTGTGACTTTATATAGTCGGCAAGTATCTGTGCTATTTCATTGC includes:
- the LOC108201535 gene encoding cytosolic sulfotransferase 13 — translated: MEPKTSQLPHKPVEDETLLYNQEFLEFLSGLPKERVIEKFESYQYQGFWYNPPLLHGIFNMQKHFQPCENDIFLVTAPKSGTTWLKALIYALMNREAHPPQSPHHPLLNKTPHQLVPFLEFINPSEYGSVCNSPDRTTRILATHCPLVSLPKSITDDHSPSSCKIVYLCRDVKDNFVSLFHFAQKNQWHISLEESFELYCKGFSGAGPVWDQISGYWKESLDRPHKVLFMRYEEMQNEPQFQLKRLAHFLGKPISEEDEKSGVVDQIINLCSFDTQSRLKVNNTGDLVCGLSNSSFFRKGVVGDWKNCLTIDMASKLDQITEEKFHAFGLSI